The Acinonyx jubatus isolate Ajub_Pintada_27869175 chromosome A2, VMU_Ajub_asm_v1.0, whole genome shotgun sequence genomic sequence AGCCTGATCATTCACCAGGTTGTTCACACGGGCCAGCGCCCCCTCCCATGCCCCCAGTGTGACCAGACCTTCCAGTTTAGAGCCACTCTGAAGAAGCATCTGTGTTTGCACAAAAGGGAGAGACCATTTTCCTGTGAGCGGTGCGGCAAGGGTTTCGTCTCGCGGTGCAAGCTCACGGAGCACCTCAAGGTGCACACTGGGGAGAAGCCTTTCCGGTGTCCAGAGTGTGACAGAAGCTTCCGCCTGCGGAGAAGTTTGAAGGCCCACGTTTGCCGACACAATGGGAAGAAGCCTTTCCGTTGCCCGGAGTGCGGCAGAAGCTTTTCCCGAAAGGCTGCCGTGAAGGCCCACCAGAGGATCCACGGTGGAGAGAAGCCGTTTTCTTGCGACGAATGTGGTCGGAGATTCACGCACAAGACGAAACTCACTGAACATATCAGAGTTCATACGGGAGAGAAGCCCTTCCAGTGTCCCGAGTGTGAGAAGAGCTTCCGCCTGAAGAGAAGCCTCAAAGCCCATCTATTTCAGCACAGTGGGAAGAAGCCCTTCCAGTGTCCCGAGTGTGACAGGAGCTTCTCTTGGAAGAACGCCATGAAGGCCCACCAGCGTTTACACAGCGAGGAGAAGCCGTTCTCCTGCGGGGAGTGTGGCAAGAGGTTTACCCGGCCCTCGAAGCTCGCTCGCCATAGCAGAGTCCACAACAGGCAGAGGGAATTCTCCTGCGGTGAGTGCAAAAAGACGTTCCCTCGGCAGTCGAGGCTCACGGAGCACCTCAAGGTCCACGCCAAAGAAAAGCCGTTCTCCTGTCCCGAATGCAGCCGGAGCTTCAGCCGACACTCGCACCTCGCCGAGCACAGGAGGCTTCATGGTGGGGAGGAGCCTTTCCAGTGTCCTGAGTGTGACAAGAGCTTCTTCTGGAAGGCCTCCCTGAAGTTCCACCAGCGGATACACAGGGGCGAGAAGCCGTTTGCGTGCAGCGAGTGTGGGAAGACCTACACCCAGCAGTCTCAGCTCACCGAACATCAGAGACTCCACAGCGGAGAGAAACCCTTCCGGTGTCCTGAGTGCAATAAAAGCTTCCGTCTCAAAGGGAATTTGAAAAGCCACCTGCTCCAGCACAGTGACAAAAAGCCGTTCTCCTGCGTTAAGTGCGGCAAAAGTTTCACTCAGCGGTACAGGCTCACCGAACACGTTCGAGTCCATAGTGGTGAGAAGCCCTTCCGGTGTCCCGAGTGTGACAAGAGCTACTGCATACGGGGAAGCCTGAAGGTCCACTTGCACACGCATAGTGGAGAGAAGCCCTTCGGGTGTCCGGAATGTGGCAAAAGCTTCCTCCAGAAGAGAAGTCTGAAGACCCACCTGCACCATCACAGAGGGGAGAGGCCTTTTTCTTGTGACGAGTGTGGAAGGAGCTTTACGTACATGGGAGCACTCAACACCCATATGGCCGTACATGCCAGGGCAAAGCCCCTCAGTGTCTAGGCCAAGCCACGCAGAAAGGCAGCAGTGACAGCTCTTAGGTGGCGTTAGCAGCTCTGTCGGATCCACGGTAGAAGGGGGATAAGGGATTCACGGGACACCGGCCTCACATACGCTGGCCAGATGCACAGCAGGCAGGGCGTGACAGCTCCTTGACAAAGGTCCCCAATTATCCAGGCACAAGAGGCATCTCCCCTCTGTGATTCCTGTGGACCAGGCCTGCCGGTTCTGGAAGAAACACTCGACTCTGCCGCCATTCCGGCAGTTTTTAGCAGCGTCATCCAAGAGCACGGTAATACCTTTATTAAATTCtgaaaccttggggcacctgggtggctcggttgagtggttgatttcagctcaagtcatgatcccggggtcgtggcatcgagccccgcgtcgggctctgcgccgagcttaaagcctgcttaagattccctctctctttccctctgcccctctcccccactcgcgcgcgctctctctcaaataacaataaaagaaattccGAAACCACGGCTCAATTGAAGAAATGTTACAGACTGAAATGTTTCCCCTCAGACGCCTCAGTATGCTTTCTATTATCAGGCCTCCTTATTTAAATTTGTACTGAGACTTTCAGTTTTTTCTCATAtagtgaattttcattttctctcacatGGTGAGAGCATCTGTGTCGCGGGGGAGTTTCTCTATATTACCAAAAATCAGTGTTGTCTACCATCTCCTTTGTTAACGATGGTGCACataaatttttgtttccctctggTTTAATTTAAATCACCGAAAAATCCACCATTGTCGGTGACAAGCAATGATGTAACTAACCCCTCTGCATTTTCAGTAGTATACGTCAATTCTCCAGGAGACATACTTGCCTTAATATTGGggcttttgggtaaataccaaaggagaaaatattgCCAGTCCAAGACATCACTCCGTTTTTTGT encodes the following:
- the ZNF425 gene encoding zinc finger protein 425; the protein is MAELAPVTMTFDDVALYFSEQEWEILEKWQKEMYQQVMKTNYETLDSLGGVFSKPDLITWMEQGRTLLIRDQGPLEKRMTLSPSADEQCSTQKTGKLLYFGDQGNLGAEEEECRSNGLQRQGSCTTFPGEERKILPNQRATLRHPSLQEIGIPHENLDSISSNRDKNDLWPTRVGTPGHLEIPPGPRFYSCFVCRKVFQVKRDLVKHKRNHAKSQLCKYPQHKNESRGSSELRWNRPVLCKKKRFQCGQCEKSYYLKCSLIIHQVVHTGQRPLPCPQCDQTFQFRATLKKHLCLHKRERPFSCERCGKGFVSRCKLTEHLKVHTGEKPFRCPECDRSFRLRRSLKAHVCRHNGKKPFRCPECGRSFSRKAAVKAHQRIHGGEKPFSCDECGRRFTHKTKLTEHIRVHTGEKPFQCPECEKSFRLKRSLKAHLFQHSGKKPFQCPECDRSFSWKNAMKAHQRLHSEEKPFSCGECGKRFTRPSKLARHSRVHNRQREFSCGECKKTFPRQSRLTEHLKVHAKEKPFSCPECSRSFSRHSHLAEHRRLHGGEEPFQCPECDKSFFWKASLKFHQRIHRGEKPFACSECGKTYTQQSQLTEHQRLHSGEKPFRCPECNKSFRLKGNLKSHLLQHSDKKPFSCVKCGKSFTQRYRLTEHVRVHSGEKPFRCPECDKSYCIRGSLKVHLHTHSGEKPFGCPECGKSFLQKRSLKTHLHHHRGERPFSCDECGRSFTYMGALNTHMAVHARAKPLSV